From Pseudocalidococcus azoricus BACA0444, the proteins below share one genomic window:
- a CDS encoding SH3 domain-containing protein: protein MAKLMWSKTLGTILGLGIILFLLAGGYYLLVMPLTGSPPRPEFENEFPITGPPPKPKPTPVASPPVPQSTPTPSPTSTVAAPESNGTVIEPIGLSVRSGPSRAEVTLGGVALNETVTILEASSDGKFYRVKTSGGLEGWVIAAGVQANSPIPSPSPESPSPNINSNSQ from the coding sequence ATGGCAAAACTGATGTGGTCAAAAACTTTAGGAACAATCCTGGGCCTGGGAATTATCCTGTTTCTTTTGGCTGGTGGATACTATTTACTGGTTATGCCCTTGACTGGTTCACCTCCGCGCCCCGAATTTGAAAATGAATTCCCGATTACGGGCCCGCCTCCCAAACCCAAACCTACCCCAGTTGCCAGTCCACCTGTGCCTCAATCAACCCCAACCCCGAGCCCAACTTCCACAGTCGCAGCCCCAGAGTCGAATGGAACGGTGATCGAACCGATTGGCTTGAGTGTTCGTAGTGGCCCCAGTCGTGCAGAAGTCACCTTAGGGGGAGTAGCCTTGAATGAAACCGTCACTATTCTCGAAGCCAGTTCTGATGGGAAGTTCTACCGAGTTAAAACCAGTGGTGGCCTGGAAGGTTGGGTCATCGCTGCCGGGGTACAAGCCAATTCGCCTATCCCTAGCCCATCCCCAGAGTCCCCCAGCCCCAACATTAACTCCAATTCCCAATAA
- a CDS encoding KGK domain-containing protein yields the protein MDTEFKPINNEKMVLLVGETAFKYDKLQRSVDQYFTSQTRLNELFSTIQQAGLGNFTQDTNIFNIGINCESLEPGSGDWVSGK from the coding sequence ATGGATACTGAATTTAAGCCAATTAACAACGAAAAAATGGTTTTACTTGTTGGCGAAACTGCTTTCAAATATGACAAATTGCAGAGAAGCGTTGATCAATACTTTACATCTCAGACTCGTCTCAATGAGCTATTTAGCACGATTCAGCAAGCTGGTCTAGGTAACTTTACTCAAGATACAAATATTTTTAACATTGGTATAAACTGCGAAAGTCTCGAACCTGGTTCTGGAGATTGGGTGAGTGGAAAATAA
- a CDS encoding KGK domain-containing protein yields MKSEILDVQGLFKDAPVCFHEFKTKTMFKFSEFIYLLTRAFETKGLDAFGDFTKSKGGIPVWGDGEREKWLGEGVPCEILRPGEVSWKKGKLRIKISLEFEPDEETKTESYLDALRQMKDLTL; encoded by the coding sequence ATGAAATCTGAAATCCTCGATGTTCAAGGCTTATTCAAAGATGCTCCTGTTTGCTTTCATGAATTTAAGACAAAAACAATGTTTAAGTTTAGTGAATTCATTTATCTACTAACTAGAGCATTTGAAACAAAAGGACTAGACGCATTCGGTGATTTTACAAAATCCAAAGGGGGGATTCCGGTTTGGGGTGATGGTGAGCGGGAAAAGTGGTTAGGAGAGGGCGTGCCGTGTGAAATTCTCAGGCCTGGTGAAGTGAGTTGGAAGAAAGGGAAACTACGCATAAAAATCTCTCTTGAATTTGAGCCTGATGAAGAAACAAAAACTGAATCTTATCTCGATGCACTCCGGCAAATGAAAGATTTGACACTCTAG